One Natrinema marinum genomic window carries:
- a CDS encoding helix-turn-helix transcriptional regulator, with translation MSIRRRVSTVTETSSPSTSGAAAASIVAAPRPELVSELVRPLQLDGSAHLAALAGMIALALLGGVLVARNRYEDPSARADETEPTREEFVTDQELVRQLLEDNGGRMKQSKIVDSVDWSKAKVSRLLADLEDDGQITKLRLGRENLVCLPGHEPTASKSPEQPTDD, from the coding sequence ATGAGCATCCGACGACGTGTCTCAACGGTCACCGAGACGTCCAGTCCATCGACCAGTGGCGCGGCCGCCGCTTCGATCGTCGCGGCTCCGCGGCCGGAGCTCGTCTCGGAACTCGTCCGGCCGCTCCAACTGGACGGCAGTGCACACCTGGCGGCGCTCGCCGGCATGATCGCGCTAGCGCTTCTCGGCGGGGTACTCGTCGCCCGCAACCGATACGAGGATCCGTCGGCGCGGGCCGACGAGACGGAACCGACCCGCGAGGAGTTCGTCACCGATCAAGAGCTGGTCCGCCAACTACTCGAGGACAACGGCGGACGAATGAAGCAATCGAAGATCGTCGACTCCGTCGACTGGTCGAAAGCCAAGGTCAGTCGGCTGCTCGCCGATCTCGAGGACGACGGCCAGATCACGAAACTCAGGCTCGGGCGGGAGAACCTGGTCTGTCTGCCGGGACACGAGCCGACGGCGTCGAAGTCGCCCGAACAGCCGACAGACGATTAG
- a CDS encoding quinone-dependent dihydroorotate dehydrogenase, which produces MTLYSRVRPLAFKLPAETAHDLGKRTLRAAQSTRPTRAALSYAYRYDHPALEVDLFDATFPNPVGVAAGFDKNAEVTHALSALGFGFVEIGTVTPYPQEGNDRPRLFRLLEDEAMINRMGFNGQGMERVKSRLEGDGTPNIPLGVNVGKMNSSSEREAIEDYRRVFDRLSPFSDYVVVNVSCPNTPDEFDEASPDHLRAIFETLEAENDRNVPILVKIGPDEPDEAIFDLVDIVREFDLDGIVATNTSTSRKGLASSRREEWGGLSGKPIADRSTEVIRTLAEYTDGELPIIGVGGVDSATSAYEKIRAGASLVQLYTGFVYGGPSTAKRINRGLVKLLERDGFSSIEDAVGADLE; this is translated from the coding sequence ATGACGCTGTACTCGCGGGTTCGCCCCCTCGCGTTCAAGTTGCCGGCCGAGACGGCCCACGACCTCGGCAAACGGACGCTCCGGGCGGCCCAGTCGACGCGGCCGACGCGGGCGGCGCTCTCCTACGCGTACCGGTACGACCACCCGGCGCTCGAGGTCGACCTGTTCGACGCGACGTTTCCGAACCCGGTCGGCGTCGCCGCCGGCTTCGACAAGAACGCCGAAGTGACCCACGCGCTGTCGGCGCTTGGCTTCGGCTTCGTCGAGATCGGCACCGTCACGCCCTACCCGCAGGAAGGTAACGACCGTCCACGCCTCTTTCGTCTGCTCGAGGACGAGGCGATGATCAACCGGATGGGCTTCAACGGACAGGGGATGGAACGGGTCAAATCTCGGCTCGAGGGCGACGGAACACCGAATATCCCTCTCGGCGTGAACGTCGGCAAGATGAACTCCTCGAGCGAGCGCGAGGCGATCGAGGATTACCGGCGCGTCTTCGATCGGCTCTCGCCCTTTTCCGACTACGTCGTGGTCAACGTCTCCTGTCCGAACACGCCCGACGAGTTCGACGAGGCTTCGCCCGACCACCTCCGAGCGATCTTCGAGACGCTCGAGGCCGAAAACGATCGGAACGTGCCGATCCTCGTCAAGATCGGCCCCGACGAGCCCGACGAGGCGATCTTCGACCTCGTCGACATCGTCCGCGAGTTCGACCTCGACGGCATCGTCGCGACCAACACCTCGACGAGCCGCAAGGGCCTCGCGTCGTCCCGCCGCGAGGAGTGGGGCGGACTCAGCGGGAAGCCGATCGCCGATCGATCGACCGAAGTCATTCGCACGCTCGCCGAGTACACGGACGGCGAGTTACCGATCATCGGCGTCGGCGGCGTCGACTCCGCGACGAGCGCCTACGAGAAGATCAGGGCGGGCGCGTCGCTCGTCCAGTTGTACACCGGGTTCGTCTACGGAGGCCCGTCGACGGCGAAGCGGATCAATCGGGGGCTGGTGAAACTGCTCGAGCGCGACGGCTTTTCGTCGATCGAGGACGCGGTCGGCGCTGACCTCGAATAG
- a CDS encoding DUF1616 domain-containing protein has protein sequence MSHRTNTWTGIGIVRRYPFDLAAVSIGALLASAIVTTFDTDSSLRLFVTFPLALFLPGYAVVSVLFPADKRPAQETASTAAAVVTRPRGIDAIERAGLAFVLSLAIVPVIAIALPFTEWGLTTTSVAAALTLVTVLTAQLGAVRRLRVPDGERFTVSLTAGLERLRGDDTGAVAVSSVVLVLAIGLAVSALFVGFLMPASAGGFTELALYSEDEDGEMVAGGLPSDIEPGESVPFILSIENQEGEQREYTVVVQQHAVSDGEVVERTELRRIEASVDDGSTGTGRRSVTPTAGPGETVRITVLLYQGEPPDDPTIDNAIEDTHFWVTVTDE, from the coding sequence ATGAGTCATCGAACGAACACCTGGACTGGGATCGGGATCGTCCGACGGTACCCGTTCGATCTTGCGGCCGTCTCGATCGGCGCATTGCTGGCGTCCGCGATCGTGACGACGTTCGACACCGACAGTAGTCTGCGGCTGTTCGTGACGTTCCCACTCGCCCTGTTCCTCCCGGGGTATGCGGTCGTTTCGGTCCTCTTTCCGGCCGACAAGCGGCCCGCGCAGGAAACGGCCTCGACGGCGGCGGCCGTCGTCACCCGTCCCCGCGGGATCGACGCGATCGAACGCGCGGGGCTGGCGTTCGTCCTGTCGCTGGCGATCGTCCCGGTAATCGCCATCGCCCTTCCGTTCACGGAGTGGGGGCTGACGACCACCTCGGTCGCGGCGGCGCTGACGCTGGTGACGGTCCTCACCGCACAGCTCGGAGCCGTCCGGCGGCTTCGCGTTCCCGATGGGGAGCGGTTTACCGTCTCGCTGACCGCGGGCCTCGAGCGGCTCCGTGGCGACGACACCGGCGCCGTGGCGGTCTCGTCGGTCGTGCTCGTCCTCGCGATCGGGCTGGCGGTCAGCGCCCTGTTCGTCGGCTTCCTGATGCCTGCATCGGCGGGCGGATTCACCGAACTCGCGCTCTACAGCGAGGACGAGGACGGCGAGATGGTCGCCGGCGGACTGCCGAGCGACATCGAGCCGGGCGAGTCGGTGCCGTTCATCCTCTCGATCGAGAACCAGGAGGGCGAACAGCGCGAGTACACCGTCGTCGTTCAGCAACACGCGGTGTCGGACGGCGAGGTCGTCGAGCGGACGGAACTGCGGCGGATCGAGGCGAGCGTCGACGACGGATCGACGGGGACCGGCCGACGGTCGGTCACGCCGACGGCGGGGCCCGGTGAGACCGTCCGAATCACCGTCTTGCTGTACCAGGGCGAACCCCCGGACGACCCGACGATCGACAACGCGATCGAGGACACCCACTTCTGGGTCACTGTGACGGACGAGTAA
- a CDS encoding PadR family transcriptional regulator, translated as MHDLTGFQRDLLYVIAGADRPSGQTVKDEVEQYYSSEINHGRLYPNLDTLVNKELVEKGQLDRRTNYYAITDAGRRQIEERREWEAQYIDF; from the coding sequence ATGCACGATCTGACCGGCTTCCAGCGCGATCTGCTCTACGTGATCGCGGGCGCTGACCGACCGTCGGGGCAGACCGTCAAGGACGAGGTCGAACAGTACTACAGCTCAGAGATCAATCATGGGCGGTTGTATCCCAACCTGGATACGCTCGTCAACAAGGAGCTGGTCGAGAAGGGGCAACTCGACAGGCGAACCAACTACTACGCGATCACCGACGCCGGCCGACGGCAGATCGAGGAGCGTCGGGAGTGGGAGGCCCAGTACATCGACTTCTGA
- a CDS encoding winged helix-turn-helix domain-containing protein has product MSTQASNTRSESTPNPAAQLDVLGDDCARTILIATSEGPKTAKELTSRTDSSSATVYRRINNLLESDLLAECVRFDDDGSHTTAYEATADVLRVRIGADGIEVVVSDPDD; this is encoded by the coding sequence ATGTCCACGCAAGCGAGTAACACGCGATCGGAATCGACGCCCAACCCCGCCGCCCAGCTCGACGTCCTCGGGGACGACTGCGCCCGCACGATCCTCATCGCGACGAGCGAGGGACCGAAGACGGCGAAGGAACTCACGAGCCGAACCGACAGCTCGTCCGCGACCGTCTACCGGCGAATCAACAATCTCCTCGAGAGCGACCTGCTGGCCGAGTGCGTTCGGTTCGACGACGACGGATCGCATACGACCGCCTACGAAGCGACCGCCGACGTCCTCCGCGTCCGGATCGGCGCGGACGGGATCGAGGTCGTCGTCTCGGATCCCGACGACTAA
- a CDS encoding DUF7344 domain-containing protein: protein MSVQTNRTEPLEESEVFHILGNDRRRAIVQLLADEGGQVDVSDVANEIAATESDTSPVPNNLYKSVYVSLQQTHLPQLQEDAVIEYDSDAKTIQPGRHFDEVLQYVDGHNTDHSRLLQLHLGLCLLGLAVIALAGLGLPGVSSIDPVFASVLFFLAVAASSLYQLLG from the coding sequence ATGTCAGTTCAAACGAACAGGACTGAACCGCTCGAGGAGAGTGAGGTGTTTCACATCCTCGGTAACGATAGACGCCGCGCCATCGTCCAGTTGCTCGCGGACGAAGGCGGGCAGGTCGACGTCTCCGACGTGGCTAACGAGATCGCCGCGACGGAGTCCGACACCTCACCCGTGCCGAACAATCTCTACAAGAGCGTCTACGTCTCACTTCAACAGACACATCTCCCCCAGCTACAGGAAGACGCCGTGATCGAGTACGACTCGGATGCCAAGACGATCCAACCGGGTCGTCACTTCGACGAGGTCCTGCAGTACGTCGACGGCCACAACACCGATCACTCGCGACTCCTGCAACTCCATCTCGGTCTCTGCCTCCTCGGACTCGCGGTCATCGCACTGGCCGGGCTCGGCCTTCCGGGCGTCTCGAGCATCGATCCGGTTTTCGCGAGCGTGCTCTTTTTCCTCGCCGTCGCCGCCAGCAGTCTCTACCAGCTCCTCGGCTAG
- the allB gene encoding allantoinase AllB — protein sequence MTVDLVVRNCTVVTPAGRTPDAGVAVEDGTIVAVGRSDRLPDADRVFDGEGNVLVPGIVDCHIHNREPGLEYKEDWESATRAAAAGGVTTVVGMPNTDPVIDRPDRLELKFERGEASAHVDFQSYAVVTSENLDLIPDIDEAGALGYKVFLGSTVGDVPPPSDGEIIEAMEQIRETGKRLGFHEENGEIIDHYTERFQSEGRNEPIDHSHSRPVIAEREAVERMITFAEETGAKIHMFHVSSGSAAEAVARGKDRGVDVTAETTPHYLWFTEEVMREKGNVARVQPPIRDADEQEKLWQVGIDDGTIECIATDHAPHTPEEKKVDDPFGNTWEAISGFVGLETEVPAMLTFVDRGRLTMEEWVHRHSANPAKVWGMYPQKGSLQVGTDADFTIVDPALEWTVDSADLHSKNCVTPFEDESFRGKAVATVVRGEVVAEGGEVVGESGYGTRVDVD from the coding sequence ATGACCGTCGATCTCGTCGTACGCAACTGTACCGTCGTCACGCCCGCGGGGCGGACCCCCGACGCGGGCGTCGCCGTCGAGGACGGGACCATCGTCGCCGTCGGCCGGAGCGACCGGCTCCCCGATGCAGATCGCGTCTTCGATGGCGAGGGGAACGTCCTCGTGCCGGGCATCGTCGACTGTCACATCCACAACCGCGAGCCCGGCCTCGAGTACAAGGAAGACTGGGAGTCCGCGACGCGGGCCGCGGCCGCCGGCGGCGTGACGACCGTCGTCGGGATGCCCAACACGGACCCGGTCATCGATCGGCCGGACCGCCTCGAGTTGAAGTTCGAACGCGGCGAGGCGTCGGCCCACGTCGACTTCCAGAGCTACGCCGTCGTCACGAGCGAGAACCTCGATCTGATTCCCGACATCGACGAGGCCGGCGCGCTCGGCTACAAGGTCTTCCTCGGCTCGACCGTCGGCGACGTGCCGCCACCAAGCGACGGCGAGATCATCGAGGCGATGGAGCAAATCCGCGAGACTGGCAAGCGGCTGGGCTTTCACGAGGAGAACGGCGAGATCATCGATCACTACACGGAGCGGTTCCAGTCCGAGGGGAGAAACGAGCCGATCGACCACTCCCACTCGCGGCCCGTGATTGCCGAGCGGGAGGCCGTCGAACGGATGATCACCTTCGCCGAGGAGACCGGTGCGAAGATCCACATGTTCCACGTCTCCTCGGGCTCGGCGGCCGAAGCCGTCGCCCGCGGTAAAGACCGTGGCGTCGACGTGACCGCGGAGACGACGCCCCACTACCTCTGGTTCACCGAGGAAGTGATGCGCGAGAAGGGCAACGTCGCGCGCGTCCAGCCACCCATCCGTGACGCTGACGAGCAGGAGAAACTCTGGCAGGTCGGCATCGACGACGGCACGATCGAGTGCATCGCCACCGACCACGCCCCCCACACCCCCGAGGAGAAGAAGGTCGACGACCCGTTCGGCAACACCTGGGAGGCGATTTCCGGCTTCGTCGGCCTCGAGACCGAGGTGCCGGCCATGCTCACGTTCGTCGACCGCGGCCGACTCACGATGGAGGAGTGGGTCCACCGCCACTCGGCGAACCCGGCTAAGGTCTGGGGGATGTACCCACAGAAGGGGTCGCTGCAGGTCGGCACCGACGCCGACTTCACGATCGTCGACCCCGCCCTCGAGTGGACGGTAGACAGCGCCGATCTCCACTCGAAAAACTGCGTGACGCCGTTCGAGGACGAGTCCTTCCGCGGGAAGGCGGTCGCGACGGTCGTCCGCGGCGAGGTCGTCGCGGAGGGCGGCGAGGTCGTCGGCGAGTCAGGCTACGGGACGCGCGTGGACGTCGACTAA
- a CDS encoding acyltransferase translates to MSEAVREVVRGDGCTIDGDATVGYGEFDEPTRIGDDATIRAGSIVYGDVTIGDGFATGHHVLVREGTTIGDDVLVGTKTVIDGQTSIGSHVSLQTNVYVPTQTTIGNNVFVGPGAVLTNDEYPIRTDAGLEGPTIEDGASVGANATLLPGVTIGENAFVAAGAVVTDDVPADSLAVGTPATVQTLPDPLEGENQIA, encoded by the coding sequence ATGAGCGAAGCGGTGCGGGAAGTCGTCCGGGGCGACGGTTGTACGATCGACGGCGACGCGACGGTCGGCTACGGCGAGTTCGACGAACCGACGCGGATCGGCGACGATGCGACGATCAGGGCCGGCTCGATCGTCTACGGCGACGTGACGATCGGCGACGGCTTCGCGACGGGCCACCACGTGCTCGTCCGCGAGGGAACGACGATCGGCGACGACGTACTCGTCGGGACCAAAACGGTCATCGATGGTCAGACGTCGATCGGCTCCCACGTCAGCCTCCAGACGAACGTCTACGTCCCGACCCAGACGACGATCGGAAACAACGTCTTCGTCGGGCCCGGCGCGGTGTTGACCAACGACGAGTACCCAATCCGGACCGACGCTGGCCTCGAGGGGCCGACGATCGAGGACGGCGCGTCCGTCGGTGCGAACGCGACGCTGCTGCCCGGTGTGACGATCGGCGAGAACGCGTTCGTCGCGGCCGGTGCCGTCGTCACCGACGACGTGCCGGCCGACAGCCTCGCCGTCGGCACGCCGGCGACCGTCCAGACGCTGCCGGACCCGCTGGAGGGGGAGAATCAAATCGCATGA
- a CDS encoding NAD-dependent epimerase/dehydratase family protein, translating into MDTPAICDETILVTGGAGFIGSHLVDALTPHNEVRVLDNFSTGDPAHLPDDVTVIDGDVRDPIALQRAARGVDLIFHHAAVVSVSQSVDEPRRSNQTNLESSLLLLEQARQEDARVVVASSAAVYGHPEELPVSETARTNPTSPYGVQKLALDQYTRLYEELYDLPTVALRYFNVYGPRQQGPYSGVISTFIEQARADEPITIEGDGQQSRDFVHVDDVVRANLHAATTDAVGEAYNIGTGTRTTIEALAETIRDATGSASPIVHREPRTGDIRHSGADASKASRELGFDARIGLESGIRSLVDSSGTGRRDAGAVSEPNRESESYS; encoded by the coding sequence ATGGACACGCCAGCGATCTGTGACGAAACGATACTCGTAACCGGCGGCGCGGGCTTCATCGGCAGCCACCTCGTCGACGCCCTGACGCCGCACAACGAGGTCCGCGTGCTCGATAACTTCTCGACGGGCGACCCCGCCCACCTCCCCGACGACGTAACGGTGATCGACGGCGACGTTCGCGACCCGATCGCGCTCCAGCGGGCGGCCCGCGGCGTCGACCTCATCTTTCACCACGCCGCGGTCGTCAGCGTCTCCCAAAGCGTCGACGAACCGCGTCGGAGCAATCAGACGAACCTCGAGTCCAGCCTCCTGCTCTTGGAGCAGGCCCGCCAAGAGGACGCGCGGGTCGTCGTCGCCTCGAGCGCGGCGGTCTACGGCCACCCCGAGGAGCTGCCGGTGTCCGAGACGGCGAGGACGAACCCGACCTCTCCCTACGGCGTCCAGAAGCTAGCGCTCGATCAGTACACCCGTCTCTACGAGGAGTTGTACGACCTCCCGACGGTCGCGCTACGCTACTTCAACGTCTACGGCCCGCGCCAGCAAGGGCCCTACAGCGGGGTCATTTCGACGTTCATAGAGCAAGCGCGGGCGGACGAGCCGATCACGATCGAGGGGGATGGCCAGCAGAGCCGCGACTTCGTTCACGTCGACGACGTCGTCCGAGCGAACCTGCACGCCGCGACGACCGACGCGGTAGGCGAGGCGTACAACATCGGAACGGGGACGCGAACGACGATCGAAGCCCTCGCCGAGACGATCCGCGACGCTACTGGCTCCGCCTCGCCGATCGTCCACCGCGAACCGCGAACCGGCGACATCAGACACAGCGGCGCGGACGCATCGAAGGCGAGCCGCGAACTCGGGTTCGACGCCCGCATCGGTCTCGAGTCGGGGATCCGATCGCTCGTGGACTCGTCGGGAACCGGCAGGCGAGACGCCGGCGCTGTCTCGGAGCCGAACCGCGAAAGCGAGTCGTATAGCTAG
- a CDS encoding DUF7563 family protein — protein sequence MESSTAGARCRNCGTHVTQQFARVFGDNGDVVHGCPSCTTYREMQSGGHLPGD from the coding sequence ATGGAATCGTCGACAGCCGGCGCACGGTGTCGAAACTGCGGGACCCACGTCACGCAGCAGTTCGCCCGTGTTTTCGGCGACAATGGCGACGTCGTCCACGGCTGTCCGTCTTGTACGACCTATCGAGAGATGCAGTCTGGCGGTCACCTCCCCGGTGACTGA
- a CDS encoding DUF7344 domain-containing protein: MADSELTQAELFDVFSNARRRRAVQYLKRRGGSCDLAPLVEQVAAWENDIEPDDVTRTQRRRVYISLYQTHLPMLEDHGIVDWDPDGHEIELLPSEDQFEPYLDRQLEGDRSWHRFYASVTAVGVVAFALSSLAVGPLSAGLAPIVAVGLCLLVLILAAVQHLSRRPGTTLPFGFASR; this comes from the coding sequence ATGGCTGACAGCGAGCTCACACAGGCAGAGCTATTCGACGTATTCAGTAACGCACGGAGACGACGCGCGGTCCAGTATCTCAAACGACGGGGTGGTAGCTGCGACCTCGCGCCGCTCGTCGAGCAGGTCGCCGCCTGGGAGAACGACATCGAACCCGACGACGTCACCCGAACTCAGCGCCGGCGGGTCTACATCTCCCTCTACCAAACGCACCTGCCGATGCTCGAGGACCACGGTATCGTCGACTGGGATCCGGACGGCCACGAGATCGAGTTGCTCCCCAGCGAGGACCAGTTCGAACCGTACCTCGACCGCCAACTCGAGGGGGATCGATCGTGGCACCGCTTCTACGCGAGCGTGACGGCGGTCGGCGTCGTGGCCTTCGCACTCTCGTCGCTGGCCGTTGGTCCGCTGTCGGCGGGCCTCGCGCCGATCGTCGCCGTCGGCCTCTGTCTCCTCGTTCTCATCCTCGCGGCCGTACAACACCTCTCGCGTCGCCCTGGGACGACGCTTCCGTTCGGCTTTGCGAGCCGATAA
- a CDS encoding DUF7282 domain-containing protein, with amino-acid sequence MNARKQVLVVITALMLVCSSGAMVTAASGSGAVDESAQISEDEYEQTNETVEQNVTDNETVTDDEAALENETADNGSQAAYVTFDDQTTEGETVVVANATLASGGFVTIHDSSLLVGNVIGSVIGTSEYLEAGTHENITITLDEPLEEDETLIAMPHRDTNQNETYDFVETEGQADGPYLTADGEPVTDQAVVTVEDAVAEEPADNVTDEEPVDNVTDEPVDEEPVDNVTDEPVDEEPVDNVTDEPVDNVTEEPTDNVTEEEPAEATVTFDNQTTEGETVVVANTTLPSAGFVTIHDSSLLEGNVIGSVIGVSDYLEAGTHENITITLDDPLEEDETLIAMPHQDTNDNETYDFVETEGEEDGPFLTAEGEPVIDDAFVTVEEPVDEEPVDNVTDEEPVDNVTDDEENVTDEEPVDNVTDDEENVTDEEPIEDNVTIDEPMDELPIDAGDRPIFVTVENTTIENLNVENASIYVFVVSPNISPDDLPDEMENITDEIPTEDNVTEDNVTEDNVTEEEPADNVTDEEPFDENVTEEPPSMEDNITEDNVTEDNVTDEEPVDNVTEDNVTDEEPADNVTEDNVTDEEPVDNVTEDNVTEDNVTEDNVTDEEPETADSFNVTNLEAPDNATIGENITVTATIENPTDQERTEAVQFRLDGDLITAQNLTLEAGASEDVEFDVSTEGLQPGDYIHMVLTDESGEVAMIELTESTDTGTDIGESNETETENETGDGLNESPAAIGALS; translated from the coding sequence ATGAACGCACGCAAACAGGTACTCGTTGTGATCACCGCGCTGATGCTCGTGTGCTCGAGCGGGGCGATGGTCACCGCTGCATCCGGCAGTGGGGCCGTCGACGAGAGCGCACAGATCAGCGAAGACGAGTACGAACAGACAAACGAGACAGTAGAACAGAACGTGACGGATAACGAGACCGTCACCGACGACGAGGCTGCACTAGAAAACGAGACTGCGGACAACGGAAGCCAGGCCGCGTACGTGACGTTCGACGATCAGACGACCGAGGGCGAGACGGTCGTCGTCGCGAACGCCACGCTCGCGAGCGGGGGCTTCGTGACGATCCACGACAGTAGCCTCCTCGTGGGGAACGTCATCGGCAGCGTCATCGGAACGTCGGAGTATCTCGAGGCGGGAACGCACGAGAACATCACGATCACGCTCGACGAACCCCTCGAGGAAGACGAGACGCTGATCGCGATGCCACACCGTGACACGAACCAGAACGAGACGTACGATTTCGTCGAGACCGAAGGTCAGGCCGACGGACCGTACCTCACGGCTGACGGCGAGCCGGTGACCGACCAGGCTGTCGTCACGGTTGAGGACGCCGTCGCGGAGGAGCCGGCCGACAACGTCACCGACGAAGAGCCGGTTGACAACGTCACCGACGAACCGGTCGACGAAGAGCCGGTTGACAACGTCACCGACGAACCGGTCGACGAAGAACCGGTTGACAACGTCACCGACGAACCGGTCGACAACGTCACCGAAGAACCGACCGACAACGTCACCGAAGAAGAGCCGGCCGAGGCTACCGTGACGTTCGACAACCAGACGACCGAGGGCGAGACAGTCGTCGTTGCGAACACCACACTGCCGAGTGCCGGCTTCGTGACGATCCACGATAGCAGCCTGCTCGAGGGCAACGTTATCGGGAGCGTCATCGGTGTCTCCGACTACCTCGAGGCGGGAACGCACGAGAACATCACGATCACGCTCGACGACCCCCTCGAGGAAGACGAGACGCTGATCGCGATGCCGCACCAGGACACGAACGACAACGAGACGTACGACTTCGTCGAGACTGAGGGTGAAGAAGACGGACCGTTCCTCACCGCCGAGGGTGAACCGGTGATCGACGATGCCTTCGTCACGGTCGAGGAACCGGTCGACGAAGAACCGGTCGATAACGTCACCGACGAAGAGCCAGTCGACAACGTCACCGACGATGAAGAGAACGTCACCGACGAAGAGCCAGTCGACAACGTCACTGACGACGAAGAGAACGTCACCGACGAAGAGCCGATCGAGGACAACGTGACGATCGACGAGCCGATGGACGAGCTGCCGATCGACGCAGGTGATCGGCCGATCTTCGTCACCGTCGAAAACACCACCATCGAGAACCTGAACGTCGAGAACGCGAGTATTTACGTTTTCGTCGTCAGTCCGAATATCAGCCCCGACGACCTCCCGGACGAGATGGAGAACATCACCGACGAGATCCCGACCGAGGATAACGTCACGGAAGACAACGTGACGGAAGATAACGTCACCGAGGAGGAACCGGCTGATAACGTGACCGACGAAGAGCCGTTCGACGAGAACGTCACCGAAGAGCCGCCTTCGATGGAGGACAACATCACCGAGGATAACGTCACGGAAGACAACGTCACCGACGAAGAACCGGTCGACAACGTGACCGAAGACAACGTCACCGACGAAGAACCGGCTGACAATGTCACCGAGGATAATGTGACGGACGAAGAACCGGTCGACAACGTCACCGAGGATAACGTGACCGAAGATAACGTCACGGAAGACAATGTGACGGACGAAGAACCGGAGACAGCCGATTCCTTCAACGTCACCAATCTCGAGGCACCCGACAACGCCACCATCGGTGAGAACATCACCGTAACGGCGACGATCGAGAACCCGACGGATCAGGAGCGGACCGAAGCCGTTCAGTTCCGTCTCGACGGTGACCTCATCACCGCACAGAACCTGACGCTCGAGGCCGGTGCGAGTGAGGATGTCGAGTTCGATGTCAGTACCGAGGGCCTCCAGCCCGGCGACTACATCCACATGGTGCTGACCGACGAGTCCGGCGAGGTTGCGATGATCGAGCTGACCGAGTCGACCGACACCGGCACCGATATCGGCGAAAGTAACGAAACCGAAACCGAGAACGAGACCGGCGACGGTCTCAACGAGAGCCCGGCCGCGATCGGGGCGCTCAGCTAA